From the Tribolium castaneum strain GA2 chromosome 2, icTriCast1.1, whole genome shotgun sequence genome, one window contains:
- the LOC103313118 gene encoding gastrula zinc finger protein XlCGF57.1, which yields MDIKQEVLSNEEFSIDEDGGVENEHFVLSSDSEDEKLRDTYGIPKDLTFEFVDIETAKKELSDQGFLLNHFKQDGEVETVVCTCEETSQCLYHKLKVETIVATPLETTPSLNHLNIKVEEQEISIPKPKQFKCDICDKVLGLSGKQRHLRIHNVTTSTTEKPPTCDICSRTFYSRANLERHVKIHMGDKSYVCEFCGRSYTREDNFKGHLRLHTGEKPYVCEYCGKSFKNKANLNIHRLRRHNNQSYVCEFCSKSFREEKLLNLHKQNIHSEEKPFACTHCTERYNTMLALTNHLETHGIQCENSLIDTMCPICNKVFFTKAILKTHLLYHGDKQFSCTFCTKKFCTENQLTVHTRIHTGEKPYVCKPCNKSFNTMVSLKYHMYLHTGEKPHKCTFCDKAFVQSHHLKRHMMLHTGEKPYSCPHCDKKSTCKFSMECHVRIHTKEKPFKCDICSKAFRNPFYIRKHKQKEHQTDIA from the coding sequence atGGATATTAAACAAGAAGTTTTATCCAATGAAGAATTTTCAATTGATGAAGACGGTGGTGTTGAAAATGAACATTTTGTGTTGAGTAGTGATAGTGAAGATGAAAAACTCAGGGACACTTATGGGATTCCCAAAGACTTAACCTTTGAGTTTGTTGATATTGAAACGGCAAAGAAAGAATTAAGTGACCAAGGATTCcttttaaatcattttaaacaaGATGGAGAAGTTGAAACAGTTGTTTGCACTTGTGAGGAAACATCTCAGTGCTTGTATCATAAACTAAAAGTTGAAACAATTGTTGCCACTCCACTTGAAACTACTCCAAgcttaaatcatttaaatattaaagttgAAGAGCAAGAAATTTCCATACCGAAGCCAAAACAATTCAAGTGTGACATTTGTGACAAAGTATTGGGTTTAAGTGGAAAGCAGCGCCATCTTCGTATACATAATGTGACAACTTCAACAACAGAGAAACCCCCCACTTGTGACATTTGTTCTCGTACCTTTTATTCAAGAGCGAATCTAGAGAGACATGTAAAGATACATATGGGAGATAAATCGTATGTTTGTGAATTCTGTGGTCGTAGTTATACAAGAGAGGACAATTTCAAAGGACACCTCCGACTACATACAGGGGAAAAACCATACGTGTGTGAATATTGCggtaaaagtttcaaaaataaagcaaatttaaatatccATCGACTCAGAAGACACAATAACCAATCGTATGTTTGTGAATTTTGCTCGAAAAGTTTCCGGGAGGAGAAATTACttaatttacataaacaaaATATTCATTCGGAGGAAAAACCATTTGCTTGTACACATTGTACCGAAAGATATAACACCATGTTGGCACTTACAAATCATTTGGAAACACACGGTATTCAATGTGAAAACAGCCTAATTGACACGATGTGTCCAATTTGtaataaagtgtttttcaCAAAAGCTATACTGAAAACACACTTGTTGTACCACGGAGATAAACAGTTTTCCTGCACCTTTTGTACTAAGAAATTTTGTACTGAAAATCAACTCACAGTACACACAAGAATCCATACGGGGGAAAAACCGTACGTTTGCAAACCTTGTAACAAATCATTCAACACTATGGTATCGCTTAAATATCATATGTATCTCCATACTGGCGAAAAACCTCACAAATGTACATTTTGCGATAAGGCTTTTGTACAGAGTCATCATTTAAAGCGTCATATGATGCTCCATACTGGTGAAAAACCCTATTCGTGTCCACATTGTGACAAAAAGTCTACATGTAAATTTTCCATGGAATGTCATGTGAGGATTCATACGAAGGAAAAACCGTTCAAGTGTGATATTTGCTCGAAAGCGTTCCGAAATCCCTTTTATATCCGGAAACATAAACAGAAGGAACATCAAACGGATATTGcgtaa
- the LOC103313117 gene encoding zinc finger protein 470 produces the protein MKNSSDEEFIVKDSGVANESLVLSSDSEDDALRNTHGVPKDLNIVFVDVETAKKELSDEGFVSNHLEQDGGVETIVCTCNGAFQCLYHLKIKDEPQVETTLSIKDEPEVETTVFTTLETTPHIKNEPQVETTIRIKDEPEVEITVSSFKDELEVETTVETHVSTSVKTTRSIKEETKVETSVFTVSTTVSEVETTLSTFVETPLSVKNEPEVETIVSTTPSLNKSNIKDRKQEECPLIKPTQFKCNICDKIFNLIVKQQHLRTHKPTTKVCEICSRAFNSKAHLEAHMRIHTGEKPFVCEFCGQRFSQKCSIKYHLLRHTGEKPYVCEYCGKRFISKRDLDVHRLSHTKSLVCEFCSKVFVKEKSLNAHKQNRHSKDKPFVCTYCNEGYNTMLALTNHLQTHGIECEKNQTDTMCPICNKIFLTRTKLKVHLLIHGEKQFSCTFCDKKFVTQHQLTVHKRVHTGEKPYLCKICSQTFTANGTLQHHMYLHTGEQPYKCKICSRGFVQASNLKRHLKLHENPYSCPYCDKKPRSKFTFERHLLKIHGKEKLESVPKT, from the coding sequence ATGAAGAATTCAAGTGATGaagaatttattgttaaagACAGTGGTGTTGCAAATGAGTCTCTTGTGTTGAGTAGTGATAGTGAAGATGATGCACTTAGGAACACTCATGGGGTTCCCAAAGACTTGAACATTGTGTTTGTTGATGTTGAAACGGCAAAGAAAGAATTAAGTGACGAAGGATTCGTTTCAAACCATTTGGAACAAGATGGAGGAGTTGAAACAATTGTTTGCACTTGTAATGGAGCATTTCAGTGCTtgtatcatttaaaaataaaagatgagCCACAAGTTGAAACCACTTTAAGTATTAAGGATGAACCAGAAGTTGAAACTACTGTTTTTACTACGTTGGAAACTACTCCACATATTAAGAATGAACCACAAGTGGAAACTACTATAAGAATTAAGGATGAACCAGAAGTTGAAATTACTGTTTCCAGTTTTAAGGATGAACTAGAAGTTGAAACTACTGTTGAAACTCATGTTTCCACTTCTGTGAAAACTACCCGAAGTATTAAGGAGGAAACAAAAGTTGAAACTTCTGTTTTCACTGTTTCAACTACTGTTTCAGAAGTTGAAACTACTCTTTCCACTTTTGTGGAAACTCCTCTGAGTGTTAAGAATGAACCAGAAGTTGAAACAATTGTCTCAACAACTCCAAgcctaaataaatcaaacattaaAGATAGGAAACAAGAAGAATGTCCTTTAATCAAACCAACGCAGTTCAAATGTAACATATGTGACaagatatttaatttaatagtaaAGCAGCAACATCTTCGCACACATAAGCCAACAACAAAAGTTTGTGAAATTTGCTCTCGTGCCTTTAATTCAAAAGCGCATTTGGAGGCACATATGAGGATACACACCGGGGAAAAACCGTTTGTTTGTGAATTCTGTGGTCAGAGATTTTCACAGAAGTGCAGTATAAAATACCACCTCCTTCGACATACAGGAGAAAAACCATACGTGTGTGAATATTGTGGTAAACGTTTCATAAGTAAAAGAGACCTAGATGTGCATCGACTCAGCCACACTAAATCGTTAGTTTGTGAATTTTGCTCGAAAGTTTTCGTGAAGGAGAAATCACTTAATGCCCACAAACAAAATAGACATTCGAAGGACAAACCGTTTGTGTGTACATACTGTAACGAGGGATATAATACAATGTTGGCACTTACAAACCATCTCCAAACTCATGGTATTGAATGTGAAAAGAACCAAACTGACACAATGTGTccaatttgtaataaaatcttTCTTACAAGAACCAAATTAAAAGTACACTTATTAATTCATGGGGAAAAACAGTTTTCTTGCACCTTTTGCGACAAGAAATTTGTTACTCAACACCAGCTCACGGTGCACAAAAGAGTCCATACAGGTGAAAAACCATAcctttgtaaaatttgtagtCAAACATTCACCGCTAACGGGACGCTTCAACATCATATGTATCTCCATACTGGAGAACAACCATACAAGTGCAAAATTTGTTCTAGAGGTTTTGTTCAAGCTAGTAATTTAAAACGTCACTTGAAGCTTCATGAAAATCCCTATTCGTGTCCATATTGTGACAAAAAACCTAGAAGCAAATTTACCTTTGAACGTCACTTATTGAAGATTCATGGGAAGGAAAAACTCGAAAGCGTTCCGAAAAcataa
- the LOC103313119 gene encoding zinc finger protein ZFP2 — MKPGKLQATDFDNLCLACLSKDCLGSIFVLTFEGAVLTSLLEDLLNFHVAAGDALPKKICKKCVEEIVQFYVFKKRFNETQTTLQRVLREKGDKVVSSNGQFLRDEEFLVKNSDVENEVFVLSSDTEDDALRGFYGIPKDLNIVFVDIETVKKDLSGEGFVLNHLEHDGEVETVDGAFQCLYHNPEVKTMETTLNVNHSNIEDKPQEKESSLDLNLKEQEILLPKKKYFKCYICEKVVNLTGKKRHLRTHMTIKKEKPHICQTCSRAFHLKANLERHIKTHTGEKPYVCEFCGRSYTREANLKGHLLRHTGEKPYVCEYCGKAFRVKPKLDLHQLTHSNAQSFICEFCSKTFLQEKSLNAHKQNNHWEKKPFTCTHCTERYNTMLALTNHLETHGIQRENRQSGTLCQICDKEFSTKAILKKHMLTHGDKQFSCTFCDKKFYTKGQLTVHKRIHTGEKPYVCKFCDQAFNTVGAHRNHMLLHTGEKPYKCKICDKAFVQSQHLKRHMMLHTGEKPYSCPHCDKKSRSKFDMECHVRIHTKEKPFKCDICAKEFRNPVYLQKHKRKEHQRNVT, encoded by the exons atgaaGCCAGGAAAATTGCAAGCCACCGATTTTGACAATTTATGTCTCGCCTGTTTATCGAAAGACTGTCTCGGGAGCATTTTTGTGCTAACATTCGAGGGGGCTGTCTTAACTTCACTACTCGAGGATTTACTTAATTTTCAC gtCGCAGCAGGCGACGCGTTGCCTaaaaaaatctgcaaaaaaTGCGTCGAAGAAATCGTCCAGTTTTACGTCTTCAAAAAACGATTTAACGAAACTCAAACAACGCTACAAAGggttttgagagaaaagggTGATAAAGTAGTTTCATCTAATGGACAATTTTTACGTGATGAAGAATTTCTTGTTAAAAACAGTGATGTGGAAAATGAAGTTTTTGTGTTGAGTAGTGATACTGAAGATGATGCACTTAGGGGCTTTTATGGGATTCCCAAAGACTTAAACATTGTGTTTGTCGATATTGAAACGGTAAAGAAAGATTTAAGTGGCGAAGGATTCGTTTTAAATCATTTGGAACATGATGGAGAAGTTGAAACAGTTGATGGAGCATTTCAGTGTTTGTATCATAATCCAGAAGTTAAAACAATGGAAACTACTTTAAACGTAAATCATTCAAACATTGAAGATAAACCACAAGAAAAAGAATCTTCGCTAGACTTAAATCTTAAAGAGCAAGAAATTCTTTTAcccaagaaaaaatatttcaaatgttACATTTGTGAGAAAGTAGTGAATTTAACAGGAAAGAAGCGACATCTTCGTACACATATGACAATAAAGAAAGAGAAACCTCACATTTGTCAAACTTGTTCTCGTGCATTTCATTTAAAAGCGAATTTGGAGAGACATATAAAAACACATACAGGAGAAAAACCATACGTTTGTGAATTCTGTGGTCGTAGTTACACACGAGAGGCTAATTTAAAAGGACACCTCCTTAGACATACAGGAGAAAAACCATATGTGTGTGAATATTGTGGTAAAGCTTTCCGAGTTAAACCAAAGTTAGATTTGCATCAATTAACACACTCTAATGCACAATCGTTCATTTGTGaattttgctcgaaaacttTTCTGCAAGAGAAATCACTTAATGCCCACAAACAAAATAACCATTGGGAGAAAAAACCCTTTACTTGCACACATTGTACCGAGAGATATAACACCATGTTGGCACTTACAAATCATCTGGAAACACATGGCATTCAACGTGAGAACCGCCAAAGTGGAACATTATGTCAAATTTGTGATAAGGAATTTTCCACAAaagccattttaaaaaaacacatgttGACACACGGAGATAAACAATTTTCCTGTACCTTTTGTGATAAGAAATTTTACACTAAAGGTCAACTCACAGTACACAAAAGAATCCATACAGGGGAAAAACCATacgtttgcaaattttgtgaTCAAGCGTTCAATACTGTGGGAGCGCACAGAAATCATATGCTTCTCCATACTGGCGAAAAGCCATACAAATGTAAAATTTGCGATAAAGCTTTTGTACAGAGTCAACATTTAAAACGTCATATGATGCTCCATACTGGTGAAAAACCCTATTCGTGTCCACATTGTGACAAAAAATCTAGAAGCAAATTTGATATGGAATGTCACGTTAGGATTCATACGAAGGAAAAACCGTTTAAATGTGATATTTGTGCGAAAGAGTTCCGGAATCCTGTTTATCtccaaaaacataaaagaaaGGAACATCAAAGGAATGTtacatga